The nucleotide sequence CTCTCTTCCGCGCCGTTTCACCGGCATCTCGTGTGGCCAGACTGGATTGAGGGTACCGTGGCAATTACTGTTGACAGCCGACTTCCCATGTCATGACGGAAACACCCACCTTGCCAACCAAGGCCTGTTGTTTCCCAACAGACAACCAGCTGTCATCTACCCCGGCAAACAACTGACGAAGCTTTCgagcaaagaaaaaaagaaaaaaagaaaaaaagaaaaaaagaaaaaaagaaaaaaaaaaaaaaaaaaaaaaagaaaaaaagaaaaaaagaaaaaaagaaaaaaagaaaaaaagaaaaaaagaaaaaaagaaaaaaagaaaaaaagaaaaaaaacgcAAAAAGAACTGGCCGTACCAGGATTCGAACTTGGGATTTGCTCATGGAGCATAATTGTACATTCGAACCCTTTCACCTGTCTTGTAACAGCTTCGAGGCAACGAACTTTTGGCGACTGAGATGCTTTACCACTGGGCTACACGCCCTTGGTTTAGGGTTACCTTATCCTCCAGTTCTGCATCTTATAAGCTTGAACTCGACGACGGAAATTCCAACGGCCCGGCAGCCAGCTGCTGTATCATGCGCCAGCTGAGTTCCATGTCTCTCGTACTGGGTATCTTGTCATCCCACCGCTCAGCGTTGCAGGTGCTGTCTGGAATTGCCGACTCAGAAAGTAGAGATCTCGTCAAAGGCCTACGAGAGTGGTCAGTAGAGTCCTCTACTCATCATGACAACACGCAAAAAGAGGCAAAAGGCACCTCGTATTTGTTGATGGCCATCGTGCAACTGACTCGGTGTTGGGTCGCCTCAGTAACCAAGCAATTTGCTTGTTCTTCGGAACAACAACGGTGGATACGGACCAGTAACAAAGAGTTCATGGAAAGACAGAGTTAATCTCACCGTTTCGCTGTTCTTCGAGTTCAGATGAGTCGGTTGTCGTCGGCGAAGAAGGCATGTTCTAAAAATTGCCCGGATGATACCCCACAAATTAAACCATGTCAGGAAGGCTTGGTGGCTTGCCAAGCAAAGGAAACACCAGGGGAATGCTTGTTGTCAGTGCCTAAACGCTAGCGCTTATTTATTTCTGGGGCATCTGTGCAGCGCTGGCATTATCACCGTCGGGATTTTCAGTGCCGTTCTGACAAGACCCTGAAAGCATTTCGCTTCAAATCCTTTGACACGGAAGAAAAGGGTGGTTGAGGCGATGGATGCGCGCTGCAGGAGGTCTCTGCCCTAACGAATGGTCCTCCCGCCAGGGAGTGTGATCTTTTGGCTTGTGCGTGACGTAGCACAGCATTGCTTCTGGACTCCCGGGTTGTTGTTCATTGGGATAGGAGCTGAAACCCGCGTGGCTGCTCCCGCCAGGGCATTACGGCTGCCAATGGCTCCCATTGCGAAGGATTTCTGATCTACGACCATCACATcagccctcctccccgacgGAAAACTAAACACCTGCAAGAGGCTTCACCGATCCATGATAACCAGCCACAGGGCTTCTGCTCACAGGCCTGTTGGATGACCTCAGATCGGAGTCTTGCCCAATTTATCCTAAGCTAAGCGTTTAAGGCACAGGCACCGTTTGACCCCGGGATCCTGAGCTGTGGATGCTTTTCGGGCTGAGTTCGCCCCAGCTGTGTGGCTGAAGCAGCCGCTGGCTGATTGCGATTGGCCATCTCTGACGACACTCCCCGTTTGGGGAAGATGACCCAACAGGGGTCCAACAGGGGTTGGGGCTTTTAGCATCACTGCCACCACCTGCCCGCATTTAACAATCGTGGAACTCACGCACTTTTGCATTTTGGCTGGATTTCCATTGTCAACCTCCAGCAACCTCACCCCACATCGAGATCGCTCGATCACGACGGtcgacaacgacgacgacgacaacggtCTCGCAATCATGAGCAAACAGTACATCATCGGCGACTCGTCGCCATTCCTCAAGCGGGTGCTCGTCCCCTTCTGGATCATCCGCATCTTGATCATGCTTATCCAGATTGGTGTCTACGCCCTCCTTGTTGCCGGCTTGGGGGTGTACAAGGATGACGCAAGGCGGATTATTGACGAGTacaacacccacctcacATACGAAGCCATCATGGCCACCtcggtcatcatcatggtcatcatcctcgtctgTCTGATCTTCGATCTCGTCAGTATCATCAAGCGCGCCAGACGCACCTTGGGCCCCAagtttttcttcttcaccaacatcTTCCAGACGCTGTTCTACGTCGTCAGCTTCATTCTTTCCATGATTGGCGCCAGGCCAAGCGCTCTGTACGCCGTTATCAATGTTATTATCCTGTAGGCTATTTCCCACTTGTCCATCTCTTCCCACAATCGCTAACCGCTGTCGTTCCAGgctctccttcctcggtCTCCTTGTCTATGCTtccatcatcttccaccaATACCGCAAGGGCTCTCTCGGTGACGGCTCCGGTGGCAACCGCGGCACCTACGTGCCCGCCAGCAACCCCGCTGCTGTTCCCTTCAACCAGACCGCTGGTGTTGACACGGCTTATGCCCCTCAAACTACTGGATACGGCCAAGACTATCCCCAAGAATACCAGAAGCCCGCCTTTTACGACCAGCAGGCGGCGAACCAGGCTGGGTATGCCGGTCAGGGTTACGAGCCCTACTCCGGACAGCCGCAGCAGGTCATCCAGCCCCCTCAGCAGGGGTATGAGATGCAGGGTCGCCAGGCTGTTTAAGCTGTCTACATGAAGGGGGATATCGGGTGTTGGTAGAGAGTTGGTCTACTATTCAGGATTGGAATTGGTTTTTTTTCGGTTCAGCGATTTGGCAACACAGGTGCTATTGGCGCAGGGATTTGGAATGGGATGGTAAATACCGGGGCGTGCACATACATACACACTTTAGAAGCGTTGCGATATACCCATAATGATCAATGTTGAGTTTTTGCTATCTTTGTCCCGCAATTGCGGCGACGGCTGGTTACCTACTTGAATGGGAGTTGGGCGTTGGCGCCAAGGGCTCAGCTGAGAGATTTATGCAGTGGCAAGACATGTCAAGACTTGATAATGGGCACGCAATTGAGTTGGGACAGTTGTCACTGTAGCTGGTGATTTGGCCGTTTGATAACATTGAATTTGGGCAGTTAGGTGAGAGCGTCGTCCATTGAGGAATTGTTAGACAAATTGGCGAGTTTGCGTGAGGCTATGATGTCGGCACCAGTCAGCGGCTCAGGGGTCACTTACCCGTATGGCGACAATGAAGTCATCGTCGCACCTTTCTGATAGTATTTCCGACTAATTTCTTGGCCAAATTCTGTTCAATATGTCTTGAATCTCTATAGAGCCTTCCCATTCGTCTCTAAACAAGCATTGCTATCCCATGCATCTCCAGACAAGCACTGCTGCTGAAAAACACCACAGTCTCACCAATCACTATTCCTCGgccactcccccccctccgcccgaTACCCTCTCCCCTTATCCCTCCCACCACgatcctcttcctccacccaaCTAACACTGCTATGTCCAGTGTGGACCCTACCCCCGACATGAACCCGACTgccatccctccccttccccttatCCTTCCCCGTCACAAAACCTGACACCGCTCCCCTTGCCGGTCCaaacccaacctctccaccacctacAACCCCAAACCTCACGCTTAACCCCCCCAGCTGAGAGGGTAAATGACTCTTTGCCCCATCAGCCCCAGCTTGCTCCCTCATCCAAGCTGTCTGGGAGCTTTTTATCACCTCGGATACGGGCATGCCTCTC is from Podospora pseudopauciseta strain CBS 411.78 chromosome 5 map unlocalized CBS411.78m_5.2, whole genome shotgun sequence and encodes:
- a CDS encoding uncharacterized protein (EggNog:ENOG503P79N), with translation MSKQYIIGDSSPFLKRVLVPFWIIRILIMLIQIGVYALLVAGLGVYKDDARRIIDEYNTHLTYEAIMATSVIIMVIILVCLIFDLVSIIKRARRTLGPKFFFFTNIFQTLFYVVSFILSMIGARPSALYAVINVIILLSFLGLLVYASIIFHQYRKGSLGDGSGGNRGTYVPASNPAAVPFNQTAGVDTAYAPQTTGYGQDYPQEYQKPAFYDQQAANQAGYAGQGYEPYSGQPQQVIQPPQQGYEMQGRQAV